One window from the genome of Malus domestica chromosome 01, GDT2T_hap1 encodes:
- the LOC103437619 gene encoding aspartic proteinase-like protein 1 isoform X2, whose protein sequence is MFRFWLHWILGVICFGFHVIAHNALLCPRLTILLWCSLIFGASIMQDRDLHEYSPSGSNTSKHVSCSHELCESGPKCKNSKQTCPYTIEYYTENTSSSGLLVEDILHLAAGGDDASTASIRAPVIIGCGMKQSGGYLDGIAPDGLMGLGLGQTSVPTLLAKAGLTKNSFSMCFDEDSSGRLLFGDQGPATQQSTSFLPSNGNYEMYIVGVEACCIGNSCLKETSFKALVDSGTSFTFLPESVYNKIALEFDRRVNATIANYAGSPWKYCYNTSYQDLPKVPSVTLMFLANNSFVVHDPVFLIHGDQGVNGFCLAIQPAEGDTGTVGQNFMTGYRTVFDRENLKLGWSLSNCRDLNDVKSMPLAPPKGAPPNPLPTNEQQSTPGGFAPAVAGRAPSKPSAASSQLISSQIPSLRLLSLLLRLFLIIFVF, encoded by the exons ATGTTTCGTTTCTGGTTGCATTGGATACTGGGAGTGATCTGCTTTGGGTTCCATGTGATTGCACACAATGCGCTCCTCTGTCCGCGACTTACTATACTACTCTG GTGCTCCCTCATATTTGGGGCATCTATTATGCAGGATAGGGATTTACACGAGTACAGCCCATCTGGTTCAAACACCAGCAAGCATGTATCTTGCAGCCATGAGTTATGTGAATCTGGTCCAAAGTGCAAGAATTCGAAGCAGACATGCCCTTACACTATTGAGTACTACACAGAAAATACATCAAGTTCTGGATTGCTTGTGGAGGACATATTACACTTAGCAGCTGGTGGTGATGATGCATCAACAGCTTCCATTCGAGCCCCTGTTATCATAGG ATGTGGTATGAAGCAAAGTGGTGGTTACCTGGATGGAATTGCTCCTGATGGTCTTATGGGTTTAGGACTTGGACAGACTTCAGTTCCTACTTTACTTGCTAAAGCGGGATTGACCAAGAACTCTTTCTCGATGTGCTTTGACGAGGACAGTTCTGGGAGACTACTATTTGGGGACCAGGGGCCAGCTACACAACAATCTACATCCTTCCTGCCTTCTAATGGAAATTA TGAAATGTATATCGTTGGTGTGGAAGCATGCTGTATTGGAAATTCTTGCCTTAAGGAGACAAGCTTCAAAGCACTGGTTGACAGTGGGACATCATTTACATTTCTTCCAGAGTCAGTGTACAATAAAATTGCATTGGAG TTTGACAGACGAGTAAATGCAACAATTGCTAACTATGCAGGATCTCCTTGGAAGTACTGCTATAATACGAG TTATCAAGATCTGCCCAAAGTGCCTTCTGTGACGCTTATGTTCCTTGCTAACAACAGTTTTGTGGTCCATGATCCTGTTTTTCTGATACACGGTGATCAG GGAGTTAATGGATTCTGTTTAGCCATACAGCCAGCAGAGGGAGATACTGGAACGGTTGGAC AGAACTTCATGACGGGTTACCGGACAGTATTCGATAGGGAGAACTTGAAGCTAGGTTGGTCGCTTTCAAATT GCCGAGATCTAAATGATGTTAAAAGTATGCCCCTAGCACCTCCAAAAGGCGCACCACCAAATCCCTTGCCAACAAATGAGCAGCAGAGCACCCCCGGTGGGTTTGCTCCTGCTGTTGCTGGAAGAGCTCCCTCAAAACCATCAGCTGCATCGAGTCAGCTCATCTCATCCCAGATTCCTTCGTTGAGATTATTGTCTCTACTGCTTAGATTATTTCTTATCATCTTCGTATTCTAG
- the LOC103437620 gene encoding heavy metal-associated isoprenylated plant protein 23, which yields MGVGGTLEYLSDLVNNSGYKHKKKKQLQTVELKVRMDCDGCELKVKNALSSLTGVKSVEINRKQQKVTVTGYVEPNKVLKKAKSTGKRAEIWPYVPYSLVAQPYIAQAYDKKAPPGYVRNVDNNPSSTGTVTKYEDPYTTMFSDDNPNACSIM from the exons ATGGGAGTTGGAGGAACATTGGAGTACTTGTCTGATCTGGTGAACAACAGTGGgtataaacacaaaaagaagaagcaaTTACAGACAGTGGAGCTCAAAGTCAGGATGGACTGTGATGGCTGTGAACTTAAGGTCAAGAATGCCCTCTCTTCCTTAACTG GGGTTAAATCTGTGGAGATAAACAGGAAGCAACAGAAGGTGACTGTGACAGGGTATGTTGAACCAAACAAAGTGCTGAAGAAGGCAAAGTCAACAGGGAAGAGGGCGGAGATATGGCCTTATGTGCCCTACAGCTTAGTGGCACAGCCCTACATTGCTCAGGCTTATGACAAGAAGGCACCTCCTGGTTATGTCAGAAATGTGGACAACAATCCGTCCTCCACTGGGACTGTCACAAAATATGAAGACCCTTACACCACAATGTTCAGTGATGACAACCCTAATGCCTGCTCCATCATGTAA
- the LOC103437619 gene encoding aspartic proteinase-like protein 1 isoform X1 codes for MAARSLLSALLVAFVLTQLHSARALTLSSRLIHRFSDEAKTLRISRNGDPKALGRWPQRSTMDYYHLLATIDFQKQNMKLGSRRHFQFLFPSEGGNTVSFGNDLGWLHYTWIDIGTPNVSFLVALDTGSDLLWVPCDCTQCAPLSATYYTTLDRDLHEYSPSGSNTSKHVSCSHELCESGPKCKNSKQTCPYTIEYYTENTSSSGLLVEDILHLAAGGDDASTASIRAPVIIGCGMKQSGGYLDGIAPDGLMGLGLGQTSVPTLLAKAGLTKNSFSMCFDEDSSGRLLFGDQGPATQQSTSFLPSNGNYEMYIVGVEACCIGNSCLKETSFKALVDSGTSFTFLPESVYNKIALEFDRRVNATIANYAGSPWKYCYNTSYQDLPKVPSVTLMFLANNSFVVHDPVFLIHGDQGVNGFCLAIQPAEGDTGTVGQNFMTGYRTVFDRENLKLGWSLSNCRDLNDVKSMPLAPPKGAPPNPLPTNEQQSTPGGFAPAVAGRAPSKPSAASSQLISSQIPSLRLLSLLLRLFLIIFVF; via the exons ATGGCGGCTCGATCTCTGCTCTCTGCTCTGCTAGTGGCGTTCGTGCTTACACAGCTTCATAGTGCTCGCGCGCTTACGCTGTCGTCGAGGCTGATACACCGCTTCTCCGACGAAGCGAAGACGCTTCGGATTTCGAGGAATGGAGACCCCAAGGCCTTAGGTCGGTGGCCGCAGAGGAGCACCATGGACTACTACCACCTGCTCGCAACCATCGACTTCCAGAAACAGAATATGAAGCTCGGCTCTCGCCGGCACTTCCAGTTCCTCTTCCCGTCTGAAGGTGGCAATACGGTGTCGTTTGGCAACGACTTGGGCTG GTTACATTATACGTGGATTGATATAGGGACGCCCAATGTTTCGTTTCTGGTTGCATTGGATACTGGGAGTGATCTGCTTTGGGTTCCATGTGATTGCACACAATGCGCTCCTCTGTCCGCGACTTACTATACTACTCTG GATAGGGATTTACACGAGTACAGCCCATCTGGTTCAAACACCAGCAAGCATGTATCTTGCAGCCATGAGTTATGTGAATCTGGTCCAAAGTGCAAGAATTCGAAGCAGACATGCCCTTACACTATTGAGTACTACACAGAAAATACATCAAGTTCTGGATTGCTTGTGGAGGACATATTACACTTAGCAGCTGGTGGTGATGATGCATCAACAGCTTCCATTCGAGCCCCTGTTATCATAGG ATGTGGTATGAAGCAAAGTGGTGGTTACCTGGATGGAATTGCTCCTGATGGTCTTATGGGTTTAGGACTTGGACAGACTTCAGTTCCTACTTTACTTGCTAAAGCGGGATTGACCAAGAACTCTTTCTCGATGTGCTTTGACGAGGACAGTTCTGGGAGACTACTATTTGGGGACCAGGGGCCAGCTACACAACAATCTACATCCTTCCTGCCTTCTAATGGAAATTA TGAAATGTATATCGTTGGTGTGGAAGCATGCTGTATTGGAAATTCTTGCCTTAAGGAGACAAGCTTCAAAGCACTGGTTGACAGTGGGACATCATTTACATTTCTTCCAGAGTCAGTGTACAATAAAATTGCATTGGAG TTTGACAGACGAGTAAATGCAACAATTGCTAACTATGCAGGATCTCCTTGGAAGTACTGCTATAATACGAG TTATCAAGATCTGCCCAAAGTGCCTTCTGTGACGCTTATGTTCCTTGCTAACAACAGTTTTGTGGTCCATGATCCTGTTTTTCTGATACACGGTGATCAG GGAGTTAATGGATTCTGTTTAGCCATACAGCCAGCAGAGGGAGATACTGGAACGGTTGGAC AGAACTTCATGACGGGTTACCGGACAGTATTCGATAGGGAGAACTTGAAGCTAGGTTGGTCGCTTTCAAATT GCCGAGATCTAAATGATGTTAAAAGTATGCCCCTAGCACCTCCAAAAGGCGCACCACCAAATCCCTTGCCAACAAATGAGCAGCAGAGCACCCCCGGTGGGTTTGCTCCTGCTGTTGCTGGAAGAGCTCCCTCAAAACCATCAGCTGCATCGAGTCAGCTCATCTCATCCCAGATTCCTTCGTTGAGATTATTGTCTCTACTGCTTAGATTATTTCTTATCATCTTCGTATTCTAG
- the LOC114826021 gene encoding zinc finger BED domain-containing protein RICESLEEPER 1-like, which yields MVLTSHFIDHEWNMHKRIINFCVIPNHYGTTIAKLIESCLLEWGIDKVMTITVDNASANKVALDQLMTKMNRWENSQAILGGKYLHVRCIAHITNIIVSHGMKRLNNGLLAIRNCVRFVRSSPQRLELFRQAVNRVKLTCKATVCLDCPTRWNSTFVMLDVALKFKKAFATMAEDEASPFLAYFKEVEDEKDEDGVIIVCQTKGRKRVGPPTEEDWSKAEVFVKFLRVFYDVTLRVSASTHPTVHTGLHDVIKVETAINNLESRANMQVGLLSEQLLKAMASDMRSKYEKYFDSYHELNPLIVIGLVLDPRFKLRHVTQLFRKKLSDIEAQLKTEEIKNILRALYDEYVPNVEGGKYMKKSESLQSQPSSTSSNMAMTEDDLIDEWMHFVEDSDEKVVGDEVDSYLFDPLVNGNKYPILAAIAKDILAIHVSTVASESAFSTGGRVISDFRSSLTPKLVEALICMQNWLRGDNIITLEDDAPSIDHIEFYESIESELAKSTSSIASLTLDQEPQQAPKQSEGSNSQEPPLMRLQSARSSQAQRPPKPSNNKCPKGKGKFFGAVLCSFLVQFWCSCGVIFAAV from the exons ATGGTTCTTACTTCACATTTTATTGATCATGAATGGAATATGCATAAGAGGATCATAAACTTTTGTGTTATTCCTAACCACTATGGAACCACAATAGCAAAGTTAATTGAAAGTTGCTTGTTGGAATGGGGGATAGACAAAGTTATGACAATCACAGTGGACAATGCTTCCGCCAATAAAGTTGCTTTGGATCAACTTATGACGAAAATGAATAGGTGGGAAAATTCACAAGCTATTCTAGGTGGCAAGTATTTACATGTGAGATGCATCGCTCACATAACCAACATAATTGTGAGTCATGGGATGAAGAGGCTAAATAATGGTTTATTAGCTATAAGAAATTGTGTGAGGTTCGTGAGGAGCTCTCCACAAAGATTGGAGCTTTTTAGGCAAGCCGTGAATAGGGTGAAATTGACATGCAAAGCAACAGTTTGCCTTGATTGCCCTACTCGGTGGAATTCTACATTTGTTATGTTGGATGTAGCCTTGAAATTTAAGAAGGCCTTTGCTACAATGGCGGAGGATGAAGCAAGTCCCTTTTTGGCTTACTTTAAGGAAGTTGaagatgaaaaagatgaagatggTGTAATTATTGTTTGCCAAACCAAGGGGAGGAAAAGGGTTGGACCACCAACGGAAGAAGATTGGTCCAAGGCGGAGGTTTTTGTCAAGTTTTTACGGGTGTTTTATGATGTGACTTTGAGGGTGAGTGCTTCTACACATCCCACAGTTCATACCGGCCTCCATGATGTCATAAAAGTGGAGACCGCCATCAATAACTTGGAATCCCGAGCCAACATGCAAGTGGGTTTACTGTCGGAGCAATTATTGAAGGCAATGGCATCCGATATGAgatcaaaatatgaaaaatattttgaCTCATACCATGAATTGAACCCTCTTATTGTGATTGGACTTGTTTTAGATCCGAGGTTCAAGTTGAGGCATGTCACACAACTCTTTAGAAAGAAACTTTCCGACATTGAGGCACAATTGAAAactgaagaaataaaaaatatattgcgTGCCCTTTATGATGAATATGTTCCTAATGTTGAAGGTGGAAAATACATGAAGAAATCGGAAAGTTTACAATCACAACCTTCTTCTACCTCATCTAATATGGCTATGACGGAAGATGATCTAATTGATGAATGGATGCATTTTGTTGAAGATAGTGATGAGAAAGTGGTGGGAGATGAGGTGGATTCTTATTTGTTTGATCCCTTG GTGAATGGTAACAAGTATCCTATCTTGGCCGCAATTGCAAAAGATATTCTTGCAATTCATGTTTCGACCGTGGCATCGGAAAGTGCTTTTAGCACCGGTGGTCGAGTGATTTCGGATTTTAGGAGTTCTTTAACTCCTAAATTGGTGGAGGCCTTGATATGCATGCAAAATTGGTTGAGGGGTGATAATATTATTACTTTGGAGGATGATGCACCTTCAATTGACCACATTGAGTTCTATGAAAGTATTGAATCCG AATTGGCCAAATCGACTTCAAGCATTGCCTCTcttactcttgatcaagaaccACAACAAGCTCCAAAGCAATCTGAAGGTTCTAATTCACAAGAGCCTCCCCTTATGCGTTTACAAAGTGCAAGGTCTTCACAAGCTCAAAGGCCTCCTAAACCTTCAAACAATAAGTgtccaaaaggaaaaggaaag ttttttggtgcagttttgtgcagttttttggTGCAATTTTGGTGCAGTTGTGGTGTAATTTTTGCTGCAGTTTAG